The Myxococcus guangdongensis nucleotide sequence GCCCGCGCGCGTTGCCCGACGAAGCGCAGGATGAAGTTGAACACCGGTGTCCGATGCCTTCGCACCAACGCCTCGAACGCACGAGCGTCCCCCGCCTGGAAGGCGAGCATCAGGCGCTCGTCTGAGGTCTCCGGTCCCAACTCTCCCCCATCGCTCGTGGAGCCACGCTCACTTCCGGCCCACCCTCAACCCGTGCCGTCATAACGGACGACAGCGCGCGAGGGTCTAATCCGGTCGTGGTCTCCGGTAAGTGGCCAGAATGACAGGGAGCGCGACCCCTGTCACCAGCGCCGCCTGGGCCAGCAGTACGCCAGGCAGGGGCCGCTGGAGGTGGACGTGCAGCGAGCGGGCGAGCGCCAGCCCCAGCAGGATGCCCGTCGAGGTGCGCACCGCGTTGGAGCCCGCCGCGGGCCGGAAGCGCCCCACCGCCCAGTCCACCAACGCGGGCAACGTGAGCAGCAGCACGACGGGCACATCCCAGTCCCAGCCGAGCGGGGCGCGCACGACGAACAGCGCCACCAGCGCGGCCAGCATCACCGGGTAGGTCCCCAGGCAGCGGGCGCAGAGCCTCAACCCGCCGAAGAGGTACGTGCGGTTGTACTCATCCGGGTGATGGTGACTGAGCCAGAACACCGTCGCTACCTCCGGAGGGGGGAGTGGGAGAAGCCCGCCGCGACTCGTCCTCCGCCAGGAAACACGCGGCGAAGTGCCCCGAGTCCAGCGGA carries:
- a CDS encoding DUF2085 domain-containing protein, whose product is MFWLSHHHPDEYNRTYLFGGLRLCARCLGTYPVMLAALVALFVVRAPLGWDWDVPVVLLLTLPALVDWAVGRFRPAAGSNAVRTSTGILLGLALARSLHVHLQRPLPGVLLAQAALVTGVALPVILATYRRPRPD